CGAAAAATAGAATACTAAATATGTGGACaaaagaaatttcaaattaagaaAAGGGAGATGGATGTGAAATTATTATCCAATGtatcagaaaaaaatgattttttcataGATTTATTAACTTTGTTatggattaaaatgttttaatattttaatgtaaattaacttAAACAGTAAAATACTATATGGAACCATAGTCGTGTACTCGTGTACCATAGTCATATACGGCCTACTATAGgtgtatgtgtataatttaaattgttatgaacACATCTTTCTACTAAAAAAGCCAATaaccatataaataaaatatgttgtagtATATGCCAATCAGATTTATAAACCAATCggtttgtgtaatttttttttaattttcacgttataaactataatactgcatataatattatacatagtgtgtatttattatttaataaaaattacattattgtaatattgtatcaataaaataataatacacaatatcatTAACTTTAGATAATCACGACGAACGCATATTGCGAATCTGGGCGCGTCTTAACGTGCtgcaaaatatatcattttgtaagtaatattatgtaaccctATTATGTTACTGGGAGAAGAGCTATTATTATTCTCTTCTCGGCGTAGGTACTGGGTATGTACCTACATGACGTAGAATAAGTAGGTATCCAGTTTTGCTCTTTAGTCTAACACGCGTCGGTTGTGtatgtacctttataatatatattatacgctgtattattataataccccggtataacattataaataacgGGGCCTGCTACTGTAATGTAGGTACAGACGTTTACATCATAATTAGACGAAATTACCCTAGCCAGCGTGATGGGGGATGGTTGAGGGGTTGAGTCTTCTGACTCgggttattattttacagtgtaaTGAATCCCCAAAACTTCTTAATTAAACGACCCTCAAAAAGCAACGAGACGGCAGCGGTGGCAACGGAATCCTCAGAGACCTGACTCGGCTCGTTATAACGTTCTTAATCCGAATGATATGGGTGCGCTAATGGAATTCAAAACTGTTGTCGCATCTTTGCGGCCTTTGTTCCGTAGAggaaatgtctataaaatgtGTCCAAATATTTCAACACGCGTTTGCCGGCCGATGACGTCATCACTACCTGAATGGTAGTGTACGGATCTATGGAATTAAGGGGAGTGAGATAATGAACATGTTAAGTGTTTAGCTttacaatttaacaatattatagtatattatttccataaaaatagTTTCCGTATACCAACCTCCGGACCTCCCAGTGGCCCAATTTACGCATAGcccatattttgtattactattaCAATTAAACTAGTGTTTATTTCATATTAGCTACTATTAGCTAGATGAAAAAACGAGAATACACGGTGGCCCATCTTGTAGGTATTACCTACATCTATCAGTCTCACCAACGTTGTGTTGACGAGTACCTACCGGTCCCTGGACATTTGAACAACCGTGAAGAGGTTCATCTTTTGTATACTTtcgtggtatataataataatgaactatgtgGAAAGAGAGGGAAATAAAATTGCAAAAACCCTTTCCGTAAGCGTTTTACGTCTGTGTACACGCGTCATGTGTATAAAAACACAGTTCGGCTTTTAAACCATAAAACGGCAAAGGGTAcgacgtatacaatatatagtactGGTGTGTTTAATGACTTTCGCTACTTAGCGATATTCTCCGCATCCACTGCACATATAGAGGAAAACTATACACACACGCCGTCAAATCCAATCGCGTTcgggttttaattaaaatttaacaactcCTAGAGGGAACGGCAAAAACAAACCACAGCAGAACAAAACAAACGTTTTTCGCGACAAAGCCCGTGCAATGATGATTCCGGTCTGCACAGACTTTTGATGCCCGGGTGTACAGTTATGGATGTGATAATGCGGGCCCGAGTCATGATGTatgggcatattatattatgcagtatgTTATATAGACACgcaaatgttatatattaatattcttcaACGCGCGCCAAGATCAAAggcacaatatatataataatatcgtaatgcATCACGCTCACCGCTCCTCGACGCCGTTCTTCGTCGGCATGCCAAAAGGTTTTTTCCGGGTCCCGTGTGTTATGGTCTCGTAACCAAGACGACGACCGCGACGGTGGTATGGCGAGCCTTTGCGACGTATAGGCCCATTTAATTCGCCCGTTTTATAGTGTGGCACCACATCGGCGTGTAATTAAATAAggcattttgtataataataaaataaataatatacgaatatagtAATTAATGGTCTTTTGTGGGGGGTGTAGCATTTGCCgatgttttaaaaatgcttCTCGCTCCCGGTCAGTGCGATAAATCTTAAACGGGCTATATATAACGCGTGttgatttaccaaaaaaaaaaacacacttgaCCAGAAAATATCATCGTCGAATATCGCCACGTTTacaaggataataatattttgtatacgtttTTTGACTTTGccgtatttaaaaatcaatccggtaggtaggtaattactatTGGCAACGTgctttaacatttatttttcgtttttgatatttgcgtttttttaagtacaaacagatgaaaaatatgaattgtGATTATTATGCTCATTGTTTTATATGCACGTAAGATACGTAACAATATAATGCAATGGTGAACGCTGggttgcaatatttttatttcattacccCGGatcatacctacttatttaataatacattatccCGCCCTTGTTCATGATgccagttataaaatatgtaaaaacttaCGAGTCTTATCGCGTTTGTCTTTATGCGGTCGTGTATACGAATAACTTAGTAGGTATTCGTTATTATAACTGAAAGGTACATATTTGTTCAGAACAATCTGATTATAAAAcagaagtataataatttgtaaattttaattgataaattaggtcattgtgtgtttataaatattacaaatgacaataattggttttaatattacataatgcaCTACTATCATAATTCATGAGCATGAgcatattctaaaattaaattgctcCTCAATATTTAATGTTGAACAAATTTATATCTGCTGagatttaagttaatttttttcaacaatatgtcaagtaatttaaatttttatagtatgccaaaaatatgtttattaataatatgaaaatattaactcatattgatttttcaatatcgATGTTTTGCTCAAATTGTTTACAGTATTAGATAAGATTAgaaataaatactgaaaatatacagtctgataaattcaaaaaatataatgtaatataaaacaatacaatttgaaatcactgaacatttatttatgtctatagttctaaaaacaaatcagttatacatttttattttttacaagtattaTTTGTACTTACCTAACTATTCTCAACTAACGtacttactttaatattatgtatgaaatgtttacatctaacattttttaagttgggtaattaagtataatgctatacaaattcaaattgttATCAAACACATTGTTGTTGTAGTGGTTCTACTATTTCAAGCCAATAGCTTCACACTCCcactaaaaaagttttttatctactgaataattatattacctacatactataacaatatcaacacataaagcatattattgtgtttatagtTTCGGGCCGTTTTAGTAGACAATTCGTATTGTTTAGGCGAAACTTCAAAACCATTAATCGTCATGTCATTTATATTGTGGTTGGCCCTGGTTTTCACTGGATGTCTAGTGAATTTagaggtaaatattttataattatttacaattaaatgtatcatcaatattaaattaatccaGTAATTGATTCTTCTGAGCAatgattattttactattaattgttatataaacaaactaaaataacgttttaatgttttaataatacctaacacAAAATGTGTTttgaacttattaaaaataagtactaaACGTTCAGTATAAACACGATATGAGACACTTTTAGGAATTGCTGagctttatacataatacaaattttatatttttatatttgtttataatttaatattctactTTTATTGTAAGCTTGCACATGAAATCATATTATCTCAATGTGTACCTTACattctataactataatatggttgcttatacaatttaaataatttagctaggtagtaggtacttaaaaaactacattatacattataatattaaaaataatgtttttttatagatttaattatatatttgtaggcTGTGGAAATTGATGAAAACCATATTCTCACGCCAGAAAATCCTGTGCTAGACAATTCAATCATCGAGGTAAGAAGCGCGATGTcaatgacaaattatttttaaagatttttttaaaacaaaaaacaaattctaGGGGCAGTCGGACAGagttgataacattttatttaacataatgttgaaatactataatcataatatacttcattaatatttgaaaagaaACATTTTCGTGTCAAAttgttatagcctatagctTAAAATTGTTTCATTGTCTTAAACACAACAcgcttaatttaatatactttagtattatatagtatataatataatattaataaactcaTATCTTTTTAAAGGATATTTGGTTTTTCGACTTTTTCAAGTgtgtgttatttataatattaatgaccaATAAATTATGGATATTTCCTAATGTAATATTAGGTTTCAGGTGACTATATAGTCTTAGTCTATAACATTTgtttctaaatttatattttattagttattaaaatcaaCGTGCTTTAAGCTTATTGATTTTATGAGTgaacatttcattattcataaatgttcttaattattataagatgtTCCTATTGTAGTGATATATAGTACCTGTGCGTTACAATACGTCAACACCGTATTTAATACTATgttaaaatgcaattattttgatgtttgaTGCTTTAACAAAAACGTACAAACCagatgtatgataatattatattataataatatgttgatattttttttcaattgaaaaaaaaaatactattattttatcaaattaatatttcaaaataaatgttgtgaCTGTAGGTGCCTAGGtcagaaccaaaaaaaaaagcaggcCAATTTTCAGATATAGAAGCAttgtttaaattcattaatcGTACTAATGAGGAATTCATGAGGAATTCAGCTAGTGGAAATATGGACTACAATTCGTACTTGGATACTTTACGATATGCGTTCATTGaagtaaagtaaaatttttGTACCATAAATCATATATGTGCAGTGTTGTCATGTATTTGAATATAAGTATTCCAAtgatttcgtttaaatattaaatactttttcagcACCAAATATTCTTAGTGGTATTTGAAATAGAATATACTGTAATTTCATCGagaatacttttggtttttttttgtcaatattaattgttcagaaatattataatttattcttaaaccATTAtccaagtaaatattattattatacttcagcCGAATATGCAAtgttgtgataaaaatatacaaaaatatgactGACGACAACTTAACATACCTTTATCGTGTTTTGAAGTAtaatgaacaattatttaataaataaattcctcgatataaagtattataaagtaCGTAATTTAccatagattaatataaataggtatataaataggcattaacaaatacatttttttatcaatttactatttttaaatattgttaaattaaaccTACAAA
This is a stretch of genomic DNA from Acyrthosiphon pisum isolate AL4f chromosome A3, pea_aphid_22Mar2018_4r6ur, whole genome shotgun sequence. It encodes these proteins:
- the LOC100159800 gene encoding uncharacterized protein LOC100159800 precursor, whose translation is MSFILWLALVFTGCLVNLEAVEIDENHILTPENPVLDNSIIEVPRSEPKKKAGQFSDIEALFKFINRTNEEFMRNSASGNMDYNSYLDTLRYAFIEYKKANMVETTTEHNFVSYGW